The following coding sequences are from one Salvelinus namaycush isolate Seneca chromosome 23, SaNama_1.0, whole genome shotgun sequence window:
- the LOC120018071 gene encoding olfactory receptor 2AT4-like — MSLGNHSFVTEFVIVGFPGLQSEFYGLASAVLLIVYCCTLIGNIAVLILFATHNILHKPMYIIILNLVVSDVLFSTTTLPKIIARYWFQAGAISFFGCFLQMYLVHYFGSVTSFLLLIMALDRYVAICFPLRYPMIIKNSTIHILNATAWIVAKACPLMLVIRAYPLPYCDSNTILQCFCDHISITKLACTDRAPYSFPAFVTAMVVLLGPLVFIIFSYCSIIVAVLKIVGTKGRLKTLSTCSGQLIIIALYYLPRCFIYLSSNIGIIFSNDLRIVIIMLYSLLPPMINPLIYCFKTKDIKQTLMKRFKRSTAP; from the coding sequence ATGTCATTGGGGAATCACAGCTTTGTAACAGAGTTTGTCATCGTTGGTTTCCCTGGACTTCAGTCAGAGTTCTACGGTCTTGCCTCAGCTGTATTATTGATTGTTTATTGTTGCACTTTAATAGGAAATATAGCTGTTCTTATCTTGTTTGCAACTCATAACATTCTCCATAAACCGATGTATATTATCATTTTGAATCTGGTTGTGTCTGATGTGCTATTCAGCACCACCACTTTACCAAAGATTATTGCCAGGTATTGGTTTCAGGCAGGGGCAATTTCTTTCTTTGgttgttttttgcaaatgtacttAGTTCACTATTTTGGATCCGTAACTAGCTTTCTCCTATTGATAATGGCTTTAGACAGATATGTAGCAATCTGTTTCCCACTCAGATACCCAATGATTATCAAAAACTCCACTATTCATATACTCAATGCCACTGCATGGATTGTTGCAAAAGCCTGCCCATTGATGTTGGTAATTAGGGCCTATCCTCTTCCTTACTGTGACTCAAACACAATCTTGCAGTGCTTCTGTGATCATATTTCTATAACAAAGCTTGCATGCACTGATAGGGCCCCTTATAGTTTTCCTGCCTTTGTTACAGCAATGGTGGTATTACTGGGACCTCTTGTCTTTATTATATTCTCATATTGCTCTATTATTGTTGCAGTTCTTAAGATTGTTGGCACCAAAGGCCGCCTCAAAACCCTTTCTACCTGCAGTGGTCAGCTGATCATCATTGCCCTGTATTATCTCCCCAGGTGTTTTATTTATCTGTCCAGTAATATTGGCATTATATTCAGCAATGATTTACGTATTGTTATTATCATGTTGTATAGTCTGCTCCCTCCTATGATCAATCCGCTGATATACTGTTTTAAGACAAAAGATATAAAACAGACCTTGATGAAAAGATTCAAGAGGTCAACTGCTCCATAA
- the LOC120018960 gene encoding olfactory receptor 480-like has translation MEPNNRTTYTVTEFLITGLDEVQHPKLVGAAILFVLFLILIGSITNICVIAFNKPLHTPMYFFICSLAMVDIVYTSGISVTMLNVLLGEERRVPYAPCMIQCFLFNLGSAMEPFAIALMAYDRLIAISYPLRYQTILTNTNVCLLIIATWAVGCMLASLLTGLVNNLPFCGSNKLQYSFCEYAALVRAACVNPTYYFNAISAVGTAILWVNLALIIFSYMKIVYVVIHMSSSKDRRKTFNTCVSHMIVVACFFIPKVLLINIGISFSTDLHIVIIMLYSLLPPMINPLIYCFKTKDIKQSLMKRFKR, from the exons ATGGAGCCAAACAACAGAACAACATATACGGTAACAGAATTCCTCATCACAGGATTGGATGAAGTACAACACCCAAAGCTGGTGGGAGCAGCCATTTTGTTCGTCCTCTTTCTCATTCTGATCGGAAGCATCACCAACATTTGTGTCATAGCATTCAACAAGCCTCTGCATACCCCCATGTACTTTTTTATTTGCTCACTAGCAATGGTAGACATAGTCTACACCAGCGGCATTAGTGTTACAATGCTTAACGTTCTCCTTGGTGAGGAGAGAAGAGTCCCCTATGCACCCTGCATGATACAGTGCTTCCTATTTAATTTAGGAAGCGCTATGGAACCCTTCGCTATTGCTCTGATGGCTTATGATCGCCTTATTGCAATTTCATATCCTCTTCGATATCAGACTATCTTAACTAATACAAATGTATGTTTACTTATAATAGCCACTTGGGCAGTAGGCTGCATGTTAGCCAGTTTGTTGACTGGCTTAGTGAACAATCTGCCCTTCTGTGGCTCAAATAAACTCCAATACAGCTTTTGTGAATATGCAGCCTTAGTAAGAGCAGCATGTGTGAATCCTACATATTATTTCAATGCAATTTCTGCTGTGGGTACTGCCATACTATGGGTTAATTTAGCCTTGATAATCTTCTCATACATGAAGATAGTTTATGTAGTGATACACATGTCTTCATCCAAAGACAGGAGGAAAACGTTTAAcacctgtgtctctcacatgataGTGGTGGCTTGCTTCTTTATCCCCAAGGTGTTGTTAAT AAATATCGGCATTAGTTTCAGCACTGATTTACATATTGTTATTATCATGTTGTATAGCCTGCTCCCTCCTATGATCAATCCGCTGATATACTGTTTTAAGACAAAAGATATAAAACAGAGCTTGATGAAAAGATTCAAAAGATGA
- the LOC120018961 gene encoding olfactory receptor 10G4-like yields MEPFAIALMAYDRLIAISYPLRYQTILTNTNVSLVRAACVNLSHYFNAISALAATVLWGNLALIIFSYMKIVYAVMQISSSKDRRKTFNTCVSHMIVVACFFIPKVLRFEGA; encoded by the exons ATGGAACCCTTTGCTATTGCTCTGATGGCTTATGATCGCCTTATTGCAATTTCATATCCTCTTCGATATCAGACTATCTTAACTAATACAAATGTAT CCTTAGTAAGAGCAGCATGTGTGAATCTTTCACATTATTTCAATGCAATTTCTGCTTTGGCGGCTACTGTATTATGGGGTAATTTAGCCTTGATAATCTTCTCATACATGAAGATAGTTTATGCAGTGATGCAAATATCTTCATCCAAAGACAGGAGGAAAACATTTAAcacctgtgtctctcacatgataGTGGTGGCTTGCTTCTTTATCCCCAAGGTGTT GAGATTCGAGGGCgcctga